The genomic window CGAGGAAGACCTTGGTGCCTTTTTCAATCGAGTTGAGATAAAGGAATTTCCGGACGGCCACCGTCCAGCCGATGACGATCATGATGGCGCACACGCCGATGGCGATCCAGCCGTCGAACATCATGTTGTTGGCGATGTCGCCGAACAGCGAGAGGTGCTCCATGAGGTGGCTCTGCTCGCCGCCGCCCTCGCCGCCCTCGCCGCCCTCGCCGGCTCCCAGCACCACGGTCCGCTGGGCCGCGTCCGTGGAACCCTGGTTCACCGCGGCCAGCTTGATCCACGCCTCGGAACGCGCGGTGGTGGAGAGCGTGAACTCGTCGACCTCGCCGGCGAACCCGGAGTTCTCCGCGCCGAGCGTGATCGGCGCCGCCAGCGCGGGAAGGCCGGCGGCAAGCGTGGCATACGGCGCGCCGTTGACGAAAAGCTGCAGCTTCGCGCCATCCGCGACGAGCGCAAGGTGGCTCCAGGTATTCGCCGCGACAGGCGCTCCGGCGGCGCTGGCCTGCGTGCCGAGCCTGATCACCGGCACCCCCTGGTTGAGCAGGAGCTGGAAAGAGGACGCACCCTCGCCACGGCTGAGCAGGACCGCGTTGTCCTGCAGCGCGGCGGGCTTGATCCAGGTGGAGAGCGTCAGCGCCTGGCCGGCCTTCCACTCGAGCGACGGCGACTGGGGCAGCGTCACCGGCGTGGCCAGCAGGCGCAGGCCGTTGCCGATGAGCGAGCCCTCCGCCGTGGTCGCCGGGGCCGTCGCGCTGTTGTTGTTCCCCGTGGTGTCGGCCGGGGCCGCGCCACGTCCGGCGAAGTGCCAGACCAGCGCCGTGTCCGCGTCATACGCCTCGGCCGCCTTCGGGCCGGCGTCCGGCGCCGGATTGCCGGAATAAAGATGGATCGTCGTCTTCCCCGACGCCCCGATGTCCGGCACCTTCACCCACACGAACGCCTCGTTGAGCAGGTTGTCATAACTCTCGATCTGGTGGCTGAGCGCCGTCTTCCCGTCCGCGGCGATGAAGCGCAGGTCGCTGCCATCCTCGCGGGCGCTGGCGAACGGGAAGTTCCCGTCCGACAAACGCACCAGCACCGTGGCCGTGCCGGGCGATCCGGGAAGAGCCGCGGCGTCACCCGAGGTGTCGAGCGTGAGCGTCTGGCGCTTCGTCCAGGCGGGGTTCCACCACGCGGCTCCGGCATCGCCGGCGGCGATGCCTGCATGGGCGAGCAGAAGCGAAACGGGGAGAATGAGGGCGGGATGTTTCATGTGGGAAAAATGAGGAAAATGAAGGAGGTCGGCGGATGCGGGCAAGGGGTGGTCAGAAGTCCGCCCAGCCACGGAAGGTCACCCGGACGTCTCCGGACTCCGTGTCCGTCTGGCTGATGAAAGGCACGGCCAGGTCCACCGAGCCGTTGTAATGATCCGCGAACTTGAAGCGCGTCCCAGCGCCCGCGCTGGCCAGACCGAAACGCTTCCGCTGGCCCGGCAGCGGGTCATAAATCCCCACCAGCCCCGCATCCACGAAACCATGGAACCGCCACTCGTTGGGCGTCGTCCCAGGCTTCGCTTCGGACCCGCCGGTGAGCGGCCGCGTGCGGTACTCCACCGTGCCGAAGACACCGTTGTCACCCAGCGACGTCGCCTCCAGGTAACCCCGCACCGTCCCCAGGCCGCCGCCGGAGATCTGCTCGTTGTTCACCAGCGGCTTGTCCGCCAGCTGGTACTGCACCTTGCCGAAAAGCTGCGAATCATCCCGCAGATCGCGCGTGTGCGCCACATCCCCGCGCAGGAACACATAACTCCCGTCCGCGTTGTAACGCTTGTTCGCATAATCCCTCTCCCCGCTGCCGATGCCCCGCAGGTGCAGGTTCAGCGAGGTATTCGCCTCCGTGAACGCCTTCTCCGCCAGCCACGTCGCCCCGTAATTCGCCGAAAGCGGCCAATACTCGATGGCGGTTTCATCGATGGTGAACTGTTTCTTCCCCAGGGAAACGACCTCGTCGGAGAAATGCTTGTAGTCGAGGCCCA from Luteolibacter yonseiensis includes these protein-coding regions:
- a CDS encoding MotA/TolQ/ExbB proton channel family protein; the protein is MKHPALILPVSLLLAHAGIAAGDAGAAWWNPAWTKRQTLTLDTSGDAAALPGSPGTATVLVRLSDGNFPFASAREDGSDLRFIAADGKTALSHQIESYDNLLNEAFVWVKVPDIGASGKTTIHLYSGNPAPDAGPKAAEAYDADTALVWHFAGRGAAPADTTGNNNSATAPATTAEGSLIGNGLRLLATPVTLPQSPSLEWKAGQALTLSTWIKPAALQDNAVLLSRGEGASSFQLLLNQGVPVIRLGTQASAAGAPVAANTWSHLALVADGAKLQLFVNGAPYATLAAGLPALAAPITLGAENSGFAGEVDEFTLSTTARSEAWIKLAAVNQGSTDAAQRTVVLGAGEGGEGGEGGGEQSHLMEHLSLFGDIANNMMFDGWIAIGVCAIMIVIGWTVAVRKFLYLNSIEKGTKVFLERWKHLSTDLTALDHGDRSSISTLGGKTGEDEQHLIERSPLYHIYQIGSEEIRHRLDKGDARGQGLNGRSIQAIRASLDAGLVHESHRLSDGLVYLTISIAGGPYVGLLGTVVGVMITFAIIAKSGEVNVNSIAPGIASALLATVVGLVVAIPALFIYSYLNGRIKNSLGLMQVFIDEFVAKMAEFHSPAAGADTNGGSSH